One genomic segment of Kiritimatiella glycovorans includes these proteins:
- a CDS encoding phage tail tape measure protein yields MNGDLGLGIVVSMKDAFSQNAQRIRGSMMDLDSTVADASERMTRNLDRIQQGTMMLGAGLALMAMPAALVASTTATQKALGDLASLGVQDLRAIEDAAESFTNQWSGADKAAFITATYDVKSALSNLSDEAVGVFTSMAAMTAKATKATTQEMVGTFTTAYGIFKPIMADMNDMEWATAFSGAMAQTVASFKTNGTQMADAIKNIGAVAAASNIPLNEQLAVLGQLQTTMPGSEAGTLYKAFIMKAAEAGDELGLSFTDTSGRLKGVVPILQEIKRQFPDLSNAAAQVKLKKAFGSDEAVKFLLQMSAGMESLEGNIQSVGRAMKTGTAVTEQMADAMNQDIGARFLLLRQQMANLSEILGRTLLPVVTPVINGVSRFILFLQRMAKSMPGVTRVILGLSMAFGTILVVAGAVTAAVGMVGLMLPAIKAGFVAISAALAGVGSAVATYFLPVTAIIAGVILSVYLLKRAWETNFGGIQDVITGAWNKVTLLFQGIRELVGSLSGGGGQMSAELAQKLESAGLLGFVVTVFKAYYRVREALAGLWGAFSHAFGRIRAILEPTVRTLMSAYAALASAVLSVVEIFGVAASATDGSSWRTFGTVIGTVAGVLLRGLAFALKIVAWNLSLIVRALAVVVRSVVWVGKILVGSLIGATKFIYKFLLPVRMIGEAFVAAGKIVYAVWQVLTGDISLLDGLKAIGGAVYDFLATPFRWARDVVVGVWNFMSGIFTSIGRLVADAAGQIGQAILNLPIISTLREMFATVRSFFAGDTTFFEAGKKLLVTLGEGIWSAVTYPFTMLKNALGKLRNLLPFSDAREGPLASLTASGSALLKTLADGMSLTQSLPAKVFGFAARGILSAAAGAWQQIKSAGGNLMNAASAPFQMAGKLWDGLTSGAQTVAAKAGAIFGGLKQSLFGDTPELAITSPQVNAWDALATGAVNVRDRIVSTLSAVPGAVGRIFTSAGAEGQSLWQRLSSGASAGIQAIKDSSVGITNSLLSSARAMLGVLAPIPQVAERKQPLGTAPPAESIGQRIIESVLSLVPRLDDRLVPKALSAMLMLQPVMATAAPPPQPMNGTVQTVVAAVEPVSKSYIHPFAVEPSLEKGDASLAPAGIERPIMAAPTSIAKPLQSGLAETVPSERLIAPARTAPSTPMRGEEAGPGLRELLESLLSRLDGQADRPVELSVTTHIDGRKVAEAVYKDLRERKIRNYETL; encoded by the coding sequence ATGAACGGCGATCTCGGACTGGGCATAGTGGTATCGATGAAGGATGCGTTCTCGCAGAACGCGCAGCGCATCCGTGGTTCCATGATGGACCTCGATTCCACCGTGGCGGATGCCAGCGAGCGGATGACCCGCAACCTGGACCGCATCCAGCAAGGCACCATGATGCTGGGGGCGGGACTGGCCCTGATGGCCATGCCCGCCGCCCTGGTCGCCTCCACCACCGCGACCCAGAAGGCCCTGGGAGATCTGGCGTCCTTGGGCGTGCAGGATCTCCGTGCCATCGAGGACGCCGCCGAATCCTTCACCAACCAATGGTCCGGTGCCGACAAGGCCGCCTTCATCACCGCCACCTATGACGTAAAATCGGCCCTGTCCAACCTCAGCGATGAGGCGGTGGGCGTCTTCACCTCCATGGCCGCCATGACCGCCAAGGCGACCAAAGCCACCACCCAGGAGATGGTCGGCACCTTCACCACCGCCTACGGGATCTTCAAGCCCATCATGGCCGACATGAACGACATGGAATGGGCGACCGCCTTTTCCGGAGCCATGGCGCAGACCGTGGCCTCGTTCAAGACCAATGGCACCCAGATGGCCGACGCCATCAAGAACATCGGCGCGGTGGCGGCGGCGAGCAACATTCCCCTGAACGAGCAGCTCGCCGTGCTTGGCCAGCTTCAGACCACCATGCCCGGCTCCGAGGCGGGCACGCTGTACAAGGCGTTCATCATGAAGGCGGCCGAGGCCGGGGACGAGCTGGGGCTGTCCTTCACCGACACCAGCGGCCGTCTCAAGGGCGTGGTTCCCATCCTGCAGGAGATCAAGCGCCAGTTCCCCGACCTCTCCAACGCCGCCGCCCAGGTGAAGCTGAAGAAGGCCTTCGGCTCCGACGAGGCGGTCAAGTTCCTGTTGCAGATGTCGGCGGGCATGGAGAGCCTCGAAGGCAATATCCAGTCGGTGGGCCGGGCCATGAAGACCGGCACGGCGGTCACCGAACAGATGGCTGACGCCATGAACCAGGACATCGGAGCCCGGTTTCTGCTCCTGCGCCAGCAGATGGCCAACCTCAGCGAAATCCTGGGCCGCACTCTGCTGCCGGTGGTCACGCCGGTGATCAACGGGGTCTCCCGCTTCATTCTGTTCCTGCAGCGCATGGCCAAATCGATGCCGGGCGTGACCCGGGTGATCCTGGGGCTGTCCATGGCCTTCGGCACCATTCTGGTCGTGGCCGGAGCCGTCACCGCCGCCGTGGGCATGGTGGGACTCATGCTTCCCGCCATCAAGGCCGGGTTCGTGGCCATCAGCGCCGCGCTGGCCGGGGTGGGTTCGGCGGTCGCGACCTATTTTCTGCCCGTCACCGCGATCATCGCGGGCGTGATCCTTTCGGTGTATCTGCTCAAACGCGCCTGGGAAACCAACTTCGGCGGCATCCAGGATGTCATCACCGGGGCATGGAACAAGGTCACGCTGCTCTTCCAGGGGATCAGAGAGCTGGTGGGTTCGCTCAGCGGCGGCGGCGGGCAGATGTCGGCCGAACTGGCCCAAAAGCTCGAATCCGCCGGACTGCTGGGTTTCGTGGTCACCGTCTTCAAGGCTTATTACCGTGTTCGCGAGGCTCTGGCCGGATTGTGGGGCGCGTTCTCCCATGCCTTTGGCCGCATCCGCGCCATCCTCGAACCAACCGTCCGCACCCTGATGAGCGCCTATGCGGCACTGGCCAGCGCGGTCCTTTCAGTGGTGGAAATCTTCGGCGTGGCGGCCAGCGCCACCGACGGGTCGTCCTGGCGTACCTTCGGCACGGTTATCGGCACCGTCGCCGGTGTGCTTCTGCGGGGGCTGGCATTCGCGTTGAAGATCGTGGCCTGGAACCTGTCGCTCATCGTCCGAGCCCTGGCGGTGGTGGTGCGCAGCGTGGTCTGGGTCGGCAAGATCCTCGTCGGGTCCCTGATCGGAGCGACCAAGTTCATCTACAAGTTCCTGCTGCCCGTGCGCATGATCGGCGAGGCATTCGTGGCCGCCGGGAAGATCGTCTATGCGGTCTGGCAGGTGCTGACCGGCGACATCTCCCTGCTGGACGGTCTAAAGGCCATTGGCGGCGCGGTCTACGATTTTCTTGCCACCCCGTTCCGCTGGGCGCGGGATGTGGTGGTCGGGGTCTGGAATTTCATGTCCGGCATCTTCACCTCCATCGGACGCCTGGTGGCCGACGCCGCCGGACAGATCGGCCAGGCGATTCTGAATCTGCCGATCATCAGCACCCTGCGGGAGATGTTTGCCACCGTGCGTTCCTTCTTCGCCGGGGACACCACCTTCTTCGAGGCGGGCAAGAAGCTGCTCGTCACCTTGGGCGAAGGGATCTGGTCGGCGGTGACCTATCCCTTCACCATGCTCAAAAACGCTCTGGGCAAGCTGCGCAATCTACTGCCGTTCTCCGATGCCCGCGAGGGACCACTCGCCAGCCTGACCGCCTCCGGTTCCGCGTTGCTCAAGACCCTCGCCGACGGCATGAGCCTTACCCAGTCGCTGCCCGCGAAAGTGTTCGGCTTCGCCGCTCGCGGGATTCTCTCGGCCGCTGCGGGGGCCTGGCAGCAGATCAAATCGGCGGGTGGCAACCTCATGAACGCCGCCTCGGCTCCCTTCCAGATGGCTGGCAAACTCTGGGACGGGTTGACCTCCGGGGCTCAAACCGTCGCGGCCAAGGCCGGTGCCATCTTCGGCGGTCTCAAACAATCTTTGTTTGGCGACACGCCTGAGCTGGCAATCACGTCGCCCCAGGTCAATGCCTGGGATGCGCTGGCCACGGGAGCCGTCAATGTCCGCGACCGAATCGTTTCCACTCTATCTGCCGTCCCCGGGGCTGTGGGCCGAATCTTTACCAGCGCCGGTGCCGAGGGGCAGTCCCTCTGGCAGCGGCTTTCCAGCGGCGCGAGCGCGGGCATTCAGGCGATCAAGGATAGCAGCGTCGGGATCACCAACAGTTTGCTCTCCTCCGCTCGCGCCATGCTGGGAGTTCTGGCCCCGATTCCGCAGGTGGCCGAGCGGAAGCAACCACTCGGGACCGCGCCGCCCGCCGAATCGATTGGGCAACGCATCATTGAAAGCGTGCTGAGTCTCGTGCCGCGTCTGGACGATCGCCTGGTGCCCAAGGCCCTGAGCGCCATGCTGATGCTCCAGCCGGTCATGGCCACGGCCGCGCCGCCTCCGCAACCGATGAACGGCACCGTGCAGACCGTCGTGGCGGCCGTCGAGCCGGTAAGTAAGAGCTATATCCATCCGTTCGCGGTGGAACCGTCATTGGAAAAGGGAGACGCCTCTCTGGCTCCGGCCGGGATCGAGCGGCCCATAATGGCCGCTCCGACTTCGATAGCGAAGCCCCTGCAATCCGGACTCGCCGAGACGGTGCCTTCCGAACGGTTGATCGCTCCGGCTCGCACCGCTCCATCGACACCCATGCGCGGAGAGGAAGCCGGTCCGGGTCTGCGTGAGCTGCTGGAATCGCTGCTCTCTCGCCTCGATGGCCAGGCCGACCGCCCGGTGGAACTGAGCGTGACCACCCACATCGATGGCCGGAAGGTGGCCGAGGCCGTCTACAAGGATCTTCGGGAACGAAAGATCAGAAACTACGAAACCCTTTGA
- a CDS encoding DUF4406 domain-containing protein, which yields MKRIFVCSPFAGDIARNVRVAEALCRRVMRSGHAPFAPHLLYPTFTDDSVPEQRETGIACGLAYMECCDEVWAFTGNGISSGMRRELDRADQLGKPILEIAEV from the coding sequence ATGAAACGCATCTTTGTCTGCAGCCCGTTCGCGGGCGACATAGCCCGAAACGTCAGGGTCGCCGAAGCGCTTTGCCGTCGGGTCATGAGAAGCGGTCACGCGCCGTTCGCGCCGCATCTGCTGTATCCGACCTTCACCGACGACAGCGTTCCCGAGCAGCGGGAGACGGGCATCGCCTGCGGCCTGGCCTACATGGAATGTTGCGACGAGGTATGGGCGTTCACCGGCAACGGCATTTCCAGCGGTATGCGGCGGGAACTCGACCGGGCCGATCAACTGGGCAAGCCGATCCTCGAGATCGCCGAGGTGTAA
- a CDS encoding LysM peptidoglycan-binding domain-containing protein, producing MIGRDSRYARSILYRDSDGTSLGMRQRIDTTPRYDDRLHTVVEGDRLDLLAHRYLGDARLWWIICDYNDLFFPLALDPGLALRIPSREHVQMRLLD from the coding sequence ATGATCGGCCGCGATTCCCGCTACGCCCGCAGCATTCTCTACCGGGACAGCGACGGTACCTCCCTCGGCATGCGCCAGCGCATCGACACTACTCCGAGATATGACGACCGCCTGCACACCGTAGTCGAGGGCGACCGTCTGGATCTGCTCGCGCACCGCTATCTGGGTGACGCCAGGCTCTGGTGGATCATCTGCGACTACAACGACCTCTTTTTTCCATTGGCGCTCGATCCGGGCCTGGCGCTACGCATTCCCTCCCGCGAACACGTCCAGATGCGCCTGCTCGACTGA
- a CDS encoding integron integrase: MITLPKALLDKYDDWLEREAVDANRHGEHRKWLRYYLDFCHKYGNGYLDELSLGLFAEKLQDKGQRPFQIEEASRAVRLYYRMAGETKDALPTPACEPERISKLPPATMKSEGASWVGELTKLREEIRVRHYSAKTLSSYYGWARKFQAFVRSKSPALLDTDDVKRYLTWLAVERDVAASTQNQAFNALLFFYRHVLGKEFGKVDGVVRAKRRKYVPVVLSREEIDTVLSKLEPPFDLVVKLLYGCGLRISECLDLRVNAFNLEIGVLTIHDGKGGKDRTVPLPETLVPAIRSQLEVVRSILDQDLSTESFAGTFLPHALERKYPKAPTEFIWQWFFPAILLTKVSGANEFRRYHLHVSHVNKAIKAASDSTTLTKRVTAHTFRHSFASHLLQANYDIRTIQELLGHSDVQTTMIYTHTVKSSTKKEPRSPLDF, encoded by the coding sequence ATGATCACGTTGCCGAAGGCGCTTTTGGATAAATATGACGATTGGCTGGAACGGGAGGCGGTTGATGCCAACCGTCATGGCGAGCACCGGAAATGGCTACGCTATTATCTGGATTTCTGCCACAAATACGGGAATGGATACCTTGACGAACTGAGCCTTGGTCTATTCGCCGAAAAGCTGCAAGACAAAGGTCAGCGCCCTTTCCAGATCGAGGAAGCGTCACGTGCCGTTCGTTTGTATTACCGAATGGCCGGGGAAACGAAAGATGCCCTGCCGACACCTGCCTGCGAACCTGAAAGAATCTCAAAACTGCCTCCGGCCACCATGAAATCTGAAGGTGCGTCCTGGGTGGGTGAACTGACAAAGCTCAGAGAAGAAATCCGGGTTCGTCATTATTCTGCCAAAACGCTGTCGAGTTATTATGGCTGGGCCAGAAAGTTCCAGGCTTTTGTCCGGAGCAAGTCTCCCGCATTGCTTGATACCGACGATGTCAAACGGTATTTGACATGGCTGGCGGTGGAAAGGGATGTTGCGGCCTCAACACAGAATCAGGCATTCAATGCGCTGTTGTTTTTTTATCGACACGTTCTGGGCAAAGAATTCGGCAAAGTTGATGGCGTTGTACGCGCCAAGCGGCGTAAATACGTGCCGGTAGTGCTGTCCCGGGAGGAGATCGACACAGTTCTAAGTAAACTTGAGCCTCCTTTTGACCTTGTTGTAAAACTGCTTTATGGCTGTGGCCTCCGGATATCGGAGTGTCTGGATCTTCGAGTGAACGCATTCAACCTTGAGATAGGTGTGCTGACAATTCATGACGGCAAAGGCGGAAAGGACAGAACGGTGCCTTTGCCCGAAACCTTGGTTCCGGCTATTCGTTCTCAACTGGAGGTGGTTCGCTCCATTCTTGATCAGGATTTGTCTACGGAAAGCTTCGCCGGGACGTTTCTGCCACACGCACTGGAACGCAAATATCCAAAAGCTCCGACAGAATTTATCTGGCAGTGGTTTTTCCCGGCCATATTGCTGACAAAAGTTTCAGGCGCAAATGAGTTCAGACGCTATCATTTGCATGTGTCGCATGTGAACAAAGCCATCAAAGCGGCATCCGATTCCACAACGCTGACAAAGCGCGTGACGGCGCACACTTTCCGCCACAGCTTCGCCAGTCATCTTCTTCAGGCAAATTACGATATCCGGACGATACAGGAATTACTGGGGCATAGTGATGTGCAGACAACAATGATCTACACGCATACGGTCAAAAGTTCGACAAAGAAAGAGCCTCGCAGTCCGTTGGATTTTTGA
- a CDS encoding phage tail protein, producing MPKSLYQNWQFAIEVNGFDVALFHKGQEPKTEFEEVAFAPAGSMFDQKVAGRVKFEDITLEKGTLQDGSDEAAREWIKKQVDVNAVTGGLPADYMRDIDVVRYDRTGNETRRWTLHGAWVKALEYDELEGGNTENTIEKLTICFQYWT from the coding sequence ATGCCTAAGAGCCTTTATCAGAACTGGCAGTTTGCCATCGAGGTAAACGGCTTCGACGTGGCCCTGTTCCACAAGGGACAGGAGCCCAAAACCGAATTCGAGGAAGTGGCCTTCGCCCCGGCCGGTTCGATGTTCGACCAGAAGGTGGCGGGGCGGGTCAAGTTCGAGGACATCACCCTCGAGAAAGGCACCCTGCAGGATGGCTCCGACGAGGCGGCCCGCGAATGGATCAAGAAACAGGTAGACGTGAACGCTGTCACCGGCGGCCTTCCGGCCGACTACATGCGCGACATCGACGTTGTCCGCTACGACCGCACCGGCAACGAGACCCGCCGCTGGACCCTGCACGGGGCCTGGGTGAAGGCGCTCGAATATGACGAGCTCGAAGGCGGCAACACCGAGAACACCATCGAGAAGCTCACCATCTGCTTCCAATACTGGACCTAA
- a CDS encoding HK97-fold major capsid protein: MKTNQLKIHSQEYMETMARLMSEALESPEGMQALAAAIAAPIEQEIKRKEISSLLLTKHTLPKGERPVYQKKPTVKAHWISKEGEAQEQEVGKDEVEFPTNRIHSNPMVDVSVLKNGNIGTLMDIQTSAADAIRKEMDRRTISVLSSAIPATNTIEVTGDLLTEEALNEAISIIEDLELSVKYIVMRGRRFNDMRGWNLDPQTKLELRQKGVIKNYGTGGILLTASMPLDEIIIVPDEEVGKMPVRENLKTESIDQKTRFKTGWLVWSEIGQGITRPDIMAKVKLVP, from the coding sequence ATGAAAACCAATCAGTTGAAGATCCATTCCCAGGAGTACATGGAAACCATGGCGCGGCTCATGAGCGAGGCTCTCGAGTCGCCGGAAGGCATGCAGGCGCTTGCCGCCGCCATCGCCGCGCCCATCGAACAGGAGATCAAGCGCAAGGAGATCTCCTCGCTGCTGCTCACCAAGCATACGCTGCCCAAGGGCGAACGACCGGTCTATCAGAAGAAGCCTACGGTCAAGGCCCACTGGATCAGTAAAGAAGGTGAGGCTCAGGAACAGGAGGTGGGCAAGGACGAGGTCGAGTTTCCCACCAACCGCATCCACTCAAATCCGATGGTGGACGTTTCCGTCCTCAAGAACGGCAACATCGGCACGCTGATGGACATCCAGACCAGCGCCGCCGACGCCATCCGCAAGGAGATGGACCGCCGCACCATCTCGGTGCTCTCCTCGGCCATCCCGGCGACCAACACCATCGAGGTCACCGGCGACCTGCTCACCGAAGAGGCGCTGAACGAGGCCATCTCGATCATCGAGGACCTGGAGCTGTCGGTGAAGTACATCGTCATGCGCGGCCGCCGGTTCAACGACATGCGCGGCTGGAACCTCGATCCCCAGACCAAGCTCGAGCTGCGTCAGAAGGGTGTCATCAAGAACTACGGCACCGGCGGCATTCTGCTGACCGCCTCCATGCCGTTGGACGAGATCATCATCGTCCCGGATGAAGAGGTCGGAAAGATGCCGGTGCGCGAAAACCTGAAGACGGAGTCCATCGATCAGAAGACCCGCTTCAAGACCGGCTGGCTGGTGTGGTCCGAGATCGGTCAGGGCATTACCCGCCCCGACATCATGGCCAAGGTCAAACTGGTTCCGTAA
- a CDS encoding DNA adenine methylase, producing MELFATDLERLAFLLEADAALTLDPDALGTEAAEQSAPEELPPEKRPKYITNYIGSKQKLVDWIWKHTPEGVGTVLDAFSGSAVVAYMYKTKGLQVIANDRLRYCHHAAKAIIENNSVRLSEDEIEALLADNAKAGSFVQDNFKGIFFAKGVHALIDTIRANCDKLSGFKKDIALFGLGKTCMSGKGGFGHFSSSTDYGRRQDTPDEFKDRLRKNLQRINALVFDNDKENKAHRQDINDLLPKAKADLAYFDPPYATEFSTTNYERAYHFVEGLMTYWEGLEIKADTKVKYYEIDHKTVTKANASEFFQTFLGNAKHIPHWLISYRDHAYPNEQEMKRIIGSFGKQSRMKSKDHHYAITSKHGEASNAKERLFVCAPGAKASAEREEKPVPMAAAANFHTSIPVDIRLGEGERLATEAMDVGSAGDPQFSFVLCRTGTNKNGDHFTAEELSGRHMTAVNKKVDLQHSQEFNDIVGGVVAADYLEDDNGGRVECVGELYVHDTPAARLAYKLMKRGIISQVSMECDYQEGECSVCHKRFQNKADYCTHLRKFKGRDFNGQPVFEILHGVTFTGLGLLDRKGADENARILQVASLQSQPDQSQPEGDSTMEDKTKPTDDQAAKTESDAAKKKPAQQEGDPARVTDLEKENRQLKAQVAELQKRVQELEAEQKAAACRSRAKKLLTRLEKQGLSFASEEDREAELKRLAELSDEAFAATEAAYERLPKSAKADKDKEEKPADSDQGGKPAAKASTETPLRSDAGVRPLDVDDRKVSLEDRLRDGFMAAYRNRVGEESPEHSQINA from the coding sequence ATGGAACTGTTCGCCACAGACCTGGAAAGGCTGGCGTTTCTACTGGAGGCCGATGCGGCGCTGACTCTCGATCCCGATGCGCTTGGGACCGAGGCCGCCGAACAGTCCGCTCCTGAAGAGCTCCCTCCCGAGAAGCGCCCCAAGTACATCACCAACTACATCGGCAGCAAGCAGAAGCTCGTCGACTGGATCTGGAAGCATACCCCGGAAGGCGTTGGCACCGTGCTCGACGCCTTTTCGGGGTCTGCGGTCGTGGCCTACATGTACAAGACCAAGGGCCTCCAGGTCATCGCCAACGACCGGCTCCGCTACTGCCACCACGCCGCCAAGGCGATCATCGAGAACAACTCGGTTCGCCTGAGCGAGGACGAGATCGAAGCGCTTCTGGCCGACAACGCCAAGGCGGGCAGCTTCGTTCAGGACAACTTCAAGGGCATCTTCTTCGCCAAGGGCGTCCATGCGCTGATCGACACCATCCGCGCCAACTGCGACAAGCTCTCCGGCTTCAAGAAAGACATCGCCCTGTTCGGCCTCGGCAAAACCTGCATGAGCGGCAAGGGTGGCTTCGGCCACTTCTCGTCGTCCACCGATTATGGCCGCCGCCAGGACACCCCAGACGAGTTCAAGGATCGTCTGCGCAAGAACCTGCAGCGCATCAACGCCCTGGTCTTCGACAACGACAAGGAGAACAAGGCCCACCGGCAGGACATCAACGACCTGCTGCCGAAAGCCAAGGCGGATCTGGCCTACTTCGATCCGCCCTACGCCACCGAGTTTTCGACCACCAACTACGAGCGGGCCTACCACTTCGTGGAGGGGCTCATGACCTATTGGGAAGGGCTCGAAATCAAGGCCGACACCAAGGTCAAGTATTACGAGATCGACCACAAGACCGTCACCAAGGCCAACGCCAGCGAGTTCTTCCAGACCTTTCTCGGCAATGCCAAGCACATTCCGCACTGGCTGATTTCCTACCGCGATCACGCCTATCCCAACGAGCAGGAGATGAAGCGGATCATCGGCTCCTTCGGCAAACAGAGCCGGATGAAGTCCAAGGATCACCACTACGCCATCACCTCCAAGCACGGCGAGGCATCCAACGCCAAGGAGCGTCTGTTCGTCTGCGCCCCCGGGGCCAAGGCCAGCGCCGAGCGGGAGGAGAAACCCGTTCCGATGGCCGCCGCCGCGAACTTCCACACCAGCATCCCCGTGGACATCCGGCTGGGCGAAGGCGAACGTCTCGCGACCGAGGCCATGGATGTCGGCTCGGCGGGCGACCCCCAGTTCAGCTTCGTGCTCTGCCGCACCGGGACCAACAAGAACGGCGATCACTTCACCGCCGAGGAGTTGTCCGGTCGGCACATGACGGCCGTGAACAAGAAGGTCGATCTGCAGCATTCGCAGGAGTTCAACGACATCGTGGGTGGCGTTGTCGCCGCCGACTACCTGGAGGACGACAACGGCGGCCGGGTGGAATGCGTCGGCGAGCTGTACGTCCACGACACCCCGGCCGCCCGGTTGGCTTACAAGCTGATGAAGCGCGGGATCATCTCCCAGGTCTCCATGGAGTGCGACTACCAGGAGGGCGAATGCTCGGTCTGTCACAAGCGCTTCCAGAACAAGGCCGACTACTGCACCCACCTGCGCAAATTCAAGGGCCGTGATTTCAATGGCCAACCCGTTTTCGAGATTCTGCACGGCGTCACTTTCACCGGACTGGGACTGCTCGACCGCAAGGGCGCGGACGAGAACGCCAGGATTCTGCAGGTGGCGTCCCTTCAGAGCCAGCCCGACCAATCCCAACCCGAAGGAGATTCCACGATGGAAGACAAAACCAAACCCACCGATGACCAGGCCGCCAAGACCGAATCAGACGCGGCCAAGAAGAAACCGGCCCAGCAGGAAGGCGATCCCGCTCGCGTTACCGACCTGGAAAAGGAAAACCGGCAGCTCAAGGCCCAGGTGGCCGAGCTGCAGAAGCGCGTCCAGGAACTGGAAGCCGAACAAAAGGCGGCCGCCTGCCGCTCCCGCGCCAAGAAACTGCTCACCCGGCTGGAGAAGCAGGGGCTCTCCTTTGCGTCCGAGGAGGACCGGGAAGCCGAGCTGAAACGCCTGGCCGAACTGTCCGACGAAGCCTTCGCCGCCACCGAGGCCGCTTACGAGCGCCTGCCCAAGTCGGCCAAAGCGGACAAGGACAAGGAAGAGAAACCCGCCGACAGCGACCAGGGCGGCAAGCCCGCCGCCAAGGCATCGACGGAAACCCCGCTACGCAGCGACGCCGGTGTCCGGCCTCTCGATGTGGACGACCGCAAGGTGTCGCTCGAGGACCGTCTGCGCGACGGGTTCATGGCCGCTTACCGCAACCGTGTCGGCGAGGAATCTCCCGAACATTCGCAAATCAACGCATAA
- a CDS encoding phage tail sheath C-terminal domain-containing protein, with amino-acid sequence MPTYLSPGIYTRETDFSFYVKQISTSSAAMVGVAEKGPINKPVLVTSWEQFINRFGSYINESYLAYAARAFFDNGGSVLYVIRIAHLTDPTDRDTLTALKSSIVLQNREATPADALRIEAVNEGVWGDRLSVSIEDGSLDPANHFNLVVRHKGDVVEVFKDLSMDETLPNHVELTINDRSDFILVQDLAAAMGTPGDRPALGGFTLGGGDNGLTDLADADFIGDPSQHTGLYGFDEIDALNLLMVPGVTTVPVINAGITYAEGRKDLLFIADTPMHLEPLEAVDFRKGQGMYSHAAFNSSYAALYFPWLEISDPVNSRKKLVPPCGAVAGCIARSDQKTNVWNAPAGIDRGRIFNTLSLAYKTSRGERDVLYPEGINVIAVFPDTGINIWGQKTLQSQPSAVDRINVRRLMMYMEEAISESSRFVVFEPNHPQTWRALGRLINPFLQDIKDKGGLYDFAFQCDEETNTPAVIDRNEMVARVFVKPTKTAEFIELNFILTSTGADFKEII; translated from the coding sequence ATGCCGACCTATCTATCCCCCGGGATTTACACCCGGGAAACGGACTTCAGTTTCTATGTGAAGCAGATCTCGACCTCGTCGGCCGCCATGGTCGGAGTGGCCGAGAAAGGCCCCATCAACAAGCCCGTGCTGGTGACGAGCTGGGAGCAGTTCATCAACCGTTTCGGCTCCTACATCAACGAGAGCTATCTGGCCTACGCCGCCCGGGCGTTTTTCGACAACGGCGGCTCGGTCCTCTATGTCATCCGTATCGCCCATCTCACCGACCCAACCGACCGGGACACTCTGACGGCGCTCAAGTCTTCCATCGTGCTGCAGAACCGGGAGGCGACGCCCGCCGACGCCCTGCGGATCGAGGCCGTGAACGAAGGCGTCTGGGGCGACCGGCTCTCCGTCTCCATCGAGGACGGCTCCCTTGACCCGGCCAACCATTTCAACCTGGTGGTCCGGCACAAAGGCGATGTGGTCGAGGTGTTCAAGGATCTGAGCATGGACGAGACGCTGCCCAACCATGTGGAGCTGACGATCAACGACCGTTCGGATTTCATCCTGGTCCAGGATCTGGCAGCAGCAATGGGAACGCCCGGCGACCGTCCGGCCTTGGGCGGGTTCACGCTCGGCGGCGGCGACAATGGACTGACCGATCTGGCCGATGCCGATTTCATCGGCGATCCCTCGCAGCATACCGGCCTCTATGGCTTTGACGAGATCGACGCCCTGAATCTGCTGATGGTTCCCGGCGTCACCACGGTGCCGGTCATCAACGCTGGAATCACCTATGCCGAAGGACGCAAGGATCTGCTGTTCATCGCCGACACGCCCATGCATCTGGAGCCGCTCGAAGCGGTCGACTTCCGCAAGGGACAAGGGATGTACAGCCACGCGGCCTTCAACTCCTCCTACGCGGCGCTCTATTTCCCCTGGCTGGAGATCAGCGATCCGGTCAACTCGCGCAAGAAACTGGTGCCGCCCTGCGGCGCGGTGGCTGGCTGCATCGCCCGCAGCGACCAGAAGACCAACGTCTGGAACGCGCCCGCCGGTATCGACCGTGGCCGCATCTTCAACACGCTCTCCCTGGCCTACAAGACCAGCCGTGGCGAGCGCGATGTGCTCTATCCGGAGGGGATCAACGTCATCGCCGTGTTCCCCGACACCGGCATCAACATCTGGGGGCAGAAGACACTGCAGAGCCAGCCCTCGGCCGTGGACCGCATCAACGTGCGCCGCCTGATGATGTACATGGAGGAAGCCATCTCGGAGTCCTCTCGCTTCGTGGTGTTCGAGCCGAACCATCCCCAGACCTGGCGTGCCCTCGGCCGCCTGATCAATCCCTTCCTGCAGGACATCAAGGACAAGGGTGGCCTCTACGACTTCGCCTTTCAGTGCGACGAGGAGACCAACACCCCGGCGGTCATCGACCGCAACGAAATGGTGGCCCGCGTGTTCGTCAAGCCGACCAAAACGGCGGAGTTCATCGAGCTGAACTTCATCCTGACCAGCACCGGCGCGGACTTCAAAGAAATCATCTAA